TTCCGGCAAGGTCAGTTTGGGTGACAATTCCAACCAGTTTCTCCTTATACACAACCGGAAACCCGCGATGATGGGAGCGAGAGAAGGCTTGCACGGTTTCATCGAGGGTCATATTGTTTGTTAAGGTTTCCACCCGACGCTGCATGACGTCGGCTGCCCTTAGGGTCGATAAGAGTCCATCGGTGGTTGGCTTCTTTGCGAGTTCAATCCCATTCCACTTCAACAAGCGATCGTAGAGCGATCCTCTGACTATTTTTTCCGATACTAAGTAAGCAACCACTGACCCAATCATCAGCGGCAGAACCAGATTGAAGTCCATTGTCATTTCAAAAACGATGACAATGGCAGTGATGGGCGCTTTAGAGACGGCGCTGAAAAATGCCCCCATACCCGCGAGGGCGTAGGTGGTCGGCGAACCCACCGCCAGGGTTGTCTGCTGGACGAACCCGACCAAATAGCCAAGCCCAGACCCCAGGATCAGAGAAGGCGCGAATAACCCGCCAGGGGCACCAGAACCGCAGGCAACGAGCGTAAGTATATACTGAGCCACAAAAGCGATCGCTGCCATTTTCCAGCTCACTCCACCTGCCAGCAGGGACTCTCGCAGCCCGGTGTTGTCTCGGAATGTGGACGGGAGAAGGGCGGTCACGATTCCGGAAATGAATCCAGCCAGACCGATTCGCAGGGGTAAAGAAAGTTTGAGGCGGCGATAGAAGGCGAGGGAAGTGAAAATTCCTTTCCCAAACATTGCTCCCAGCACCCCAGCCAAGGCTCCTAACAACAGGTAAAAAGGAATCTCTTGGGCAAAAAAGCTGGTTTGAGATTGGGAAATGTTGAGATTAAGGTCGAGGCTACGACCCCCCAACAGCCGCGACACAACCGCACCGATAAAGGATGCGAGAATCGCTGTGCCTAAGGTAAGGTCGGATAAATCTTGAAGGAGTTCTTCGACAATAAACAAGACACCGGCAATCGGCGCATTGAAACCGGCGGCTAACCCAGCACCCGCACCGGCGGCCATCATCTGGCGGCGATGGTCGGGTGAGGTAGGAACCCAGTGACAGAGTTGAGCGGCAACCGCTGCACCGATATGCACGGTTGGCCCTTGACGCCCCAAGGTGAGTCCGGAACCCAGTGCAATAATGCTGCTGGCTAACTTTACGAGGGCAACTCGTAAATTCAAGGGGATGGGAAACTGAGCAAGGGCAGCTTTGACAAAGGGAATGCCGCTTCCTGCTGCTTCCGGTGCCAGTCGTTCTACGAGGAAGCCGGAGAGGAGTCCAAAGGATAAACCGATGGCGGGTAAGACGAACCATGCGGGGAGAAGGTGAGAGGCATGAACTCGCCATGCTCCCAAAGTCCCGACGCCGAATTTGAACAGAACGGCGGCGAGTCCTGATACTAACCCAATCAGACAAGCTTCCGCGATCGCTAAACGCCGTCTGGGTTGTAAGAAAGCTTTAAGTTTGGATTTGGGAAATTTGAGTTTTGAGTAAAACGACAAAACTTGAGAACTTAACACTCTCAAATAATTCATAAGTTATTCAACATTTTGCCCTCGACTCAATTCATCGCAAATATTCATTGCAAAGGGCTAACGGGCAATTAACCAGGCTTCGATTCCCATTAACTCAGCATTCTGCCGTTGACGGATAGCCCTTCTACAATCAGAGACGGCGTATAGACTGAACCATTCCACTCGGCGTCGCCCCCCAATGCCACTAGCTGCTTGAGGGCTGCGTATACGTTACCTGCCACCATCGTATCTTTTACCCTGCCGACTACCTGACCGTTCTTGATCCGATAGCCCAGGTCAACGTTAATCGAGAAGTCGCCAGAAATCCCAGAACCGCCTCCCAACATCTGGTCTACCACCAGTCCATCACCCATCTGCTGCATTAAATTCAGCAGATCCCCGGTTCCCGGATGAATCAGCAAATTAAATAGCCCCGGGGTCGGGTAACTGCCTAAACCGGGGCGAAATCCGTTGCCGGTGGTACCGCTACCCAGCTGGCGTCCAGTGGTGCGGTCGGTATAAAACAGCTGCAAAATGCCGTCTTTGATAAATACCAGATTCCGCGTGGTCGTGCCTTCATCATCAAAAGGACAGCTAAACGGCCCGGAATCTGGGTTTTGGGTAATCGTGAGGGCTTTTGAAGTCACGGGTTCGCCCAAGCGATCGCTCCACGGAGAAGCTCCCTCAAGCGTTCGTTTGCCATTCAGTGCGGCTGAGAGAGTTCCCCAAAGCATATCCGCTGCTTTGGCGGTAAATAGCACAGGCACGCGACCGATGGGGGGTGAAATGTTTTCTTTCGCCCAAGCTAACCGCTGCAAAATTTGGTTTGCCAAGGCGACGGTATCCAGGCTATCCCGCTGGGTTTGTCCATCGCCAACGCTCAAGAAATCATCCCCCCGCACCCATTCGGCTGCCAGATAACAGCTGAGGGTCGTATCGGTATAGCGACAATCTAGTCCTTTGGAGTTGACAAGGCGCGTTGTTTCCGCTTCGCATTCCCATTGAGCGGTGCAGAGGACTTCTGGGTAGGCATCTCGGACGAGCGCGATCGCTTCTTTGCCCATTAATATCAGATTCTCGACAGGCATAAACTCGCCCAAATCGGGATACTGAGATGCCCGCCCCTCAGTCAATTCCACGGTTTCCACACCGTTGAGTGCCGACAAAGCGATCGCTCGATCTACCAGTGCTTGCGGTTCCACAGGGCCATAAGCAACGGCTAAACCCGGACGTCCTTCTCGCCACAGCCGCAACGCCGTCCCTTCTGATTGGGCACTTTCCAGTTGTTTGAGCCGGTTGGCTTCAAAAAAAACCGGGCGAGAAAGCGATCGCGCTTGATAAACCTCCGCGGCTTCAGCTCCAGAACGAGTGGCTAACTCCAATAGCTGCTCTGCTAGCGTCTCTTGTGGTAAATCGTTAAAACCCATATTCTAACCGTGGAATTTATTGATGGAACCGCCAAGACGCCCTCAAAAGTCAAAATAAAAAGTGCAAACTTCTGTCGATTCAGTCTCAACAGCGGTGCTTTTACTCCGACTTCTATGCTTATCTGAAAGCCTTTTTTGATGTCTTTGTATTCTATTCTCCCAGTCTGGTTGCGAAACCGAAAGATTTCCTGGGGAATCAATTTAACCCAGAGGCAATTCTTGCATTAGCCAAAAACCCGCAAAGGATTCTGCTTGCGGATCGGACTGAATCGCTAAAAAATGTAACATCCCAGCTTTTCGCTTGGCGTCCTCAAAGTTTTCGGCTTCCGTCAAAGTTTTTGCATCTTTGATACTTGCCAAAATCCAGCTATTACTCTCACCCGTCTCTAACAGCAATCTAGGCGGTGTGTTCCGATTAAATTTCAGGAACGCCGGTTCAATTCCCGACATCCAGCCAGCCATTGGCACTGCTCTGGGAGAGAAAATCACCACCCCTGGAATCGGCGTCTCCGGTGGCAAAGGCGCGAAATCTCCTAATCCAATGAGTGGGAAAGCTTCTCGAAAGCCAATGTCCCACTCGTGCATTTCCTCAAAGGCTGCCGCTGACAAGGTTACAAAT
This genomic stretch from Coleofasciculus sp. FACHB-1120 harbors:
- a CDS encoding chloride channel protein; amino-acid sequence: MNYLRVLSSQVLSFYSKLKFPKSKLKAFLQPRRRLAIAEACLIGLVSGLAAVLFKFGVGTLGAWRVHASHLLPAWFVLPAIGLSFGLLSGFLVERLAPEAAGSGIPFVKAALAQFPIPLNLRVALVKLASSIIALGSGLTLGRQGPTVHIGAAVAAQLCHWVPTSPDHRRQMMAAGAGAGLAAGFNAPIAGVLFIVEELLQDLSDLTLGTAILASFIGAVVSRLLGGRSLDLNLNISQSQTSFFAQEIPFYLLLGALAGVLGAMFGKGIFTSLAFYRRLKLSLPLRIGLAGFISGIVTALLPSTFRDNTGLRESLLAGGVSWKMAAIAFVAQYILTLVACGSGAPGGLFAPSLILGSGLGYLVGFVQQTTLAVGSPTTYALAGMGAFFSAVSKAPITAIVIVFEMTMDFNLVLPLMIGSVVAYLVSEKIVRGSLYDRLLKWNGIELAKKPTTDGLLSTLRAADVMQRRVETLTNNMTLDETVQAFSRSHHRGFPVVYKEKLVGIVTQTDLAGIVQRGLPGNAPLSKIMTPKPMTVNPTDSLGDVLYLLNRYQLSRLPVTEGRKLIGIITRADIIRAQADKLNGESVNIGPRPEPSYCVYQTRSPAVGSGRMLVTIANPQTAPALLQMAAAIARDRNYEIECLQVISVPRSSSPAQTPVSTTKSRRLLRHAEKLGQDWQIPVHTQIRVSHDVAPAILETIKERHINLLLMGWKGTSITPGRVFGDVVDTIIRQAPCEVVLVKMGESDLGAEEPRSRGVRENIAANFPRHPGTLAPRHRIGTHSPVVSLCFNRWLVPIAGGPNAQQALQLLPALMCLSEAPAIELAQVFHPSTLLPDTAVLEKSALFLSRQLSASVKAIPLRSSSVSDAVIDLAQTDACDVVILGASREGLLQQVIKGNIPEAIARGVKSTVILVRSAQ
- a CDS encoding TldD/PmbA family protein, which translates into the protein MGFNDLPQETLAEQLLELATRSGAEAAEVYQARSLSRPVFFEANRLKQLESAQSEGTALRLWREGRPGLAVAYGPVEPQALVDRAIALSALNGVETVELTEGRASQYPDLGEFMPVENLILMGKEAIALVRDAYPEVLCTAQWECEAETTRLVNSKGLDCRYTDTTLSCYLAAEWVRGDDFLSVGDGQTQRDSLDTVALANQILQRLAWAKENISPPIGRVPVLFTAKAADMLWGTLSAALNGKRTLEGASPWSDRLGEPVTSKALTITQNPDSGPFSCPFDDEGTTTRNLVFIKDGILQLFYTDRTTGRQLGSGTTGNGFRPGLGSYPTPGLFNLLIHPGTGDLLNLMQQMGDGLVVDQMLGGGSGISGDFSINVDLGYRIKNGQVVGRVKDTMVAGNVYAALKQLVALGGDAEWNGSVYTPSLIVEGLSVNGRMLS